One Paenibacillus sp. FSL H7-0737 DNA segment encodes these proteins:
- the trpC gene encoding indole-3-glycerol phosphate synthase TrpC: protein MYLDKIVATKIKEVEALSNSFSLAQAERDIAALPQTRGFRKALTQGKNRDIGLIAEVKKASPSKGLIREDFDPVSIAKGYEAGGADCLSVLTDTDYFQGSAAYLQQVKEAVNLPLLRKDFIIDEKQIYEARILGADAVLLIVAILTPDKLSHFIEIATGLGMDVLIEVHDRNELAVVLSTDKITHPNILLGINNRNLRTFETSLETTAELAALVPQGVPVISESGIAGPSDIDYLRTTGAHGVLVGEYLMRQANVEEAVNGLLGMLPNGKDRVRHG from the coding sequence ATGTATCTTGATAAAATTGTCGCTACAAAGATCAAAGAGGTGGAGGCGCTCAGTAATAGCTTTTCTCTAGCCCAAGCTGAACGTGATATAGCAGCACTCCCTCAGACTAGAGGCTTTCGTAAGGCTCTGACCCAGGGGAAGAACAGGGATATAGGTTTGATTGCGGAGGTAAAGAAGGCATCCCCTTCAAAAGGGCTGATTCGTGAGGATTTCGATCCTGTTTCCATTGCAAAAGGTTATGAAGCGGGCGGTGCTGATTGTTTATCTGTTTTGACGGATACGGATTATTTTCAGGGAAGCGCTGCTTACTTGCAGCAAGTGAAGGAAGCTGTAAATCTGCCGCTGCTACGCAAAGATTTCATTATCGATGAGAAACAAATTTATGAAGCGCGTATTCTTGGAGCAGATGCGGTGTTGTTAATCGTTGCTATTTTGACACCGGATAAACTGTCTCATTTTATAGAAATAGCTACTGGACTTGGAATGGATGTATTAATCGAAGTTCATGATCGGAATGAGCTTGCGGTGGTATTAAGTACAGACAAGATAACACATCCTAATATTCTGCTGGGTATTAATAATCGTAATCTGCGTACCTTTGAGACGTCCTTAGAGACAACGGCAGAGCTGGCAGCACTAGTACCTCAAGGGGTACCTGTGATCAGTGAAAGCGGAATTGCAGGGCCAAGTGATATTGACTACTTAAGAACGACTGGCGCTCACGGGGTCCTCGTAGGGGAATATCTAATGCGTCAGGCAAATGTAGAAGAAGCGGTAAATGGATTGCTAGGAATGCTTCCGAATGGAAAGGACCGTGTCCGGCATGGCTGA
- a CDS encoding helix-turn-helix domain-containing protein: MNEIDESKQLVLQIGGALKKYRKEKNMNLDDLAELTGVSKLTLGNIERGETNPTLAIIWKISKGLSLPLLALFKSEDPVSLYRAGEGLRFSNDQKNWIIEPVFKNVSNDIEMCRAYLQPNSSYHPEGHHVNTTEIATVMTGSIEIQVNGEMYTLNQYDTISFRADRPHSYTNHTNSETVLHISLKYGF, translated from the coding sequence ATGAATGAAATCGATGAATCAAAACAACTTGTACTACAAATCGGCGGTGCCTTGAAAAAGTACAGAAAAGAAAAAAACATGAACTTAGATGACTTAGCGGAATTAACAGGTGTAAGTAAACTTACTCTGGGGAATATCGAACGCGGCGAGACAAATCCAACTTTGGCGATTATATGGAAAATTTCAAAAGGCCTATCTTTACCCCTACTAGCTTTGTTCAAATCTGAAGACCCTGTTAGTTTGTATCGAGCAGGCGAAGGTCTTCGGTTTTCTAATGATCAAAAGAATTGGATCATTGAACCCGTCTTTAAAAACGTAAGCAACGATATTGAAATGTGTCGAGCTTACTTACAGCCAAATAGTTCGTATCACCCTGAAGGTCATCATGTGAATACAACTGAAATTGCGACAGTAATGACTGGTTCCATTGAAATTCAAGTCAATGGTGAGATGTACACATTGAATCAATATGATACGATCAGTTTTCGTGCAGATCGCCCTCACTCTTATACCAATCATACGAATAGCGAAACAGTGCTCCATATCTCCTTAAAATATGGTTTCTAA
- the trpD gene encoding anthranilate phosphoribosyltransferase: protein MDATKLIQSGIAGLIEGKNLTRTEARDIMGAIMLGDASQAQIGSLLTALRIKGETVEEITGFAEAMRGFGTSVLTDRARLLDTCGTGGSGIHKFNISTASAIISSAASVRVAKHGNRSASGRAGSADVLEALGVNIHLNADQARECLDRIGICFLFAQIYHPSMRHAAAPRKELGVRTIFNMLGPLTNPAGADRQLLGIYDRNKTETVANVLKELGSKRAMVVSSSDGLDEISISASTLVSELKEGVVTTYEITPEGLGLNRHPLEAVLGGDAAENAAIITSVLQGEINPYRDIVLANAGACIYVAGLADTMAGGVEKAKEVVDSGKALSKLKQLVVMTEELNYVS from the coding sequence ATGGATGCAACGAAATTAATTCAATCAGGAATCGCCGGACTAATCGAAGGCAAGAATCTGACACGTACAGAAGCAAGGGATATAATGGGTGCTATAATGCTAGGAGATGCTTCACAAGCGCAAATCGGTTCACTGCTGACCGCTTTACGAATTAAAGGAGAAACCGTGGAGGAGATTACGGGTTTTGCAGAAGCTATGAGAGGGTTCGGCACATCCGTACTGACTGATCGCGCACGCTTGTTAGATACTTGTGGTACGGGCGGTTCCGGCATCCATAAATTTAATATTTCAACCGCCTCAGCAATTATTTCATCAGCGGCTTCTGTAAGAGTTGCCAAGCATGGAAATCGCTCTGCTTCAGGCAGAGCGGGAAGTGCGGATGTACTTGAAGCCCTTGGCGTAAACATTCATCTGAATGCAGACCAAGCCCGAGAATGTCTGGATCGTATCGGCATTTGCTTTTTATTCGCACAAATTTATCATCCTTCGATGCGGCATGCAGCAGCTCCTCGCAAGGAGCTTGGTGTACGTACGATCTTCAATATGTTGGGTCCTCTTACGAATCCCGCTGGAGCTGACCGTCAGCTCCTAGGGATTTATGACCGAAATAAGACGGAGACGGTGGCTAATGTACTGAAGGAGCTAGGTTCCAAGCGCGCAATGGTTGTAAGCAGTTCGGATGGTCTAGACGAGATCAGCATCTCAGCCTCTACATTAGTGTCTGAACTAAAAGAGGGTGTAGTGACAACTTATGAAATTACTCCGGAGGGATTAGGTCTTAACAGACATCCACTTGAAGCTGTTTTGGGTGGAGACGCAGCAGAGAACGCAGCAATTATTACCTCTGTGCTCCAAGGTGAGATCAATCCCTACCGAGATATCGTGTTAGCTAATGCAGGAGCATGTATATATGTTGCGGGTCTGGCAGATACCATGGCCGGAGGCGTCGAGAAAGCTAAAGAAGTAGTGGATTCGGGTAAGGCATTATCCAAGCTGAAACAGCTTGTTGTGATGACGGAGGAGCTTAATTATGTATCTTGA
- a CDS encoding CynX/NimT family MFS transporter, with product MPNKKILPSSLGLLILGIIIIAANLRAPLTSVGPLVGLIREDVHISNTLAGLITTVPLLTFALLSPLVPKLGRKYGVELLILFALIFLTVGIVIRSLAGAANLYIGTAILGFAIAVCNVLMPSLIKRDFPNKIGAMTGIFGISMSLSGAIASGISVPLAANVGLKWQGALGIWGILSFVSILCWLPQLRKHTKRTTSTSQQIACNDVNVWRSPLAWQVTLFMGMQSMIFYVLIAWLPEILKQQGIDSSQSGWYLSIMQLALLPFTFIVPVIAGRMSSQRSLVVITTILLLTGTLGLLFGSSNIILLWIIILGIGGGCAFSLSMMFFGLRTKNAHQAAELSGMAQSIGYLLAAIGPALIGYLHDATNSWNLPLFILLGASAFLFLVGIGAARNRFVDSQNSYGEINSS from the coding sequence ATGCCGAACAAGAAAATCTTACCATCATCTCTAGGGCTGCTAATACTCGGCATTATTATTATTGCCGCAAATTTACGTGCTCCCTTAACCTCGGTCGGTCCTTTAGTGGGTCTCATAAGGGAAGACGTTCATATCTCCAATACTTTAGCAGGCCTGATAACAACGGTACCGTTACTTACCTTTGCTTTATTATCGCCTCTAGTACCAAAACTAGGACGCAAGTATGGAGTAGAACTTTTAATTTTGTTTGCCCTGATCTTTTTGACTGTTGGTATTGTAATACGTTCTTTAGCTGGCGCTGCAAATCTGTATATTGGAACTGCAATTCTTGGATTTGCAATTGCCGTTTGTAATGTATTAATGCCAAGTTTAATCAAACGTGATTTCCCTAATAAAATAGGTGCCATGACTGGTATCTTTGGAATTTCAATGAGTTTATCTGGAGCGATCGCATCGGGAATTAGTGTACCGCTAGCCGCAAACGTAGGTTTAAAATGGCAGGGAGCGTTGGGAATATGGGGGATCTTAAGCTTTGTATCGATCCTCTGCTGGTTGCCTCAATTAAGGAAGCATACGAAGCGAACAACCTCGACGAGTCAACAGATAGCCTGCAATGATGTAAATGTTTGGCGTTCCCCTCTCGCCTGGCAAGTAACCTTGTTTATGGGTATGCAGTCCATGATTTTCTATGTGCTGATCGCATGGTTGCCTGAAATTTTAAAGCAGCAAGGCATTGACTCAAGCCAATCAGGATGGTACCTCTCAATAATGCAGTTAGCGCTGCTTCCATTTACCTTTATTGTCCCCGTTATTGCTGGGCGAATGTCAAGTCAACGTTCGTTAGTGGTCATCACAACCATTTTGCTTTTGACGGGAACGCTCGGACTGCTTTTCGGAAGCTCCAATATCATTCTGTTGTGGATCATCATACTCGGAATTGGTGGAGGCTGCGCCTTTAGCTTATCCATGATGTTTTTCGGTTTACGTACTAAAAATGCGCATCAAGCGGCGGAACTGTCTGGTATGGCGCAATCGATCGGATATCTGCTTGCCGCAATCGGTCCTGCCCTTATAGGATATCTGCATGATGCGACAAATAGTTGGAACCTGCCACTTTTCATTCTGCTTGGAGCTTCGGCCTTTCTCTTTTTAGTTGGTATAGGAGCAGCAAGAAATCGTTTTGTAGATAGCCAAAATAGTTACGGCGAAATAAACTCAAGTTAA
- a CDS encoding prephenate dehydrogenase, which produces MTTKIAIFGVGLIGGSLALCFKGKEGLTVVGHAHRPESASKYISRGVVDQATLSVEEAALDADFIFLCVPVGMLEDYLQQLSKLPLKPGCIITDVGSTKASIAACAVSLDIPGVHFIGGHPMAGSERSGVEAASSLLFENAYYVLTPPPGVPDEAYHALESLLHHTRAQIVRLDPERHDEIVGAISHLPHIIAVALVNQIRAYDDTDSLYSTLAAGGFRDITRIASSDPIIWRDILLNNRSVMLRLLKDWNEEVSSFVRLLESEDGVGIEEAFEEANGFRSQLPERRKGMIAPLFDLHIDVPDHPGIIGRIATELGDQGINLSNVQIIESREDVPGIMRLSFRQENDMERAKVLLQEHDYTVYV; this is translated from the coding sequence ATGACGACAAAAATAGCTATATTCGGTGTCGGTCTGATCGGAGGCTCACTGGCCCTTTGCTTTAAAGGCAAGGAGGGCCTGACCGTCGTAGGACATGCCCACCGTCCTGAATCCGCGAGTAAATATATAAGCAGAGGTGTGGTTGATCAAGCCACGCTTTCTGTTGAAGAAGCGGCACTTGATGCTGATTTCATTTTTTTATGTGTACCGGTAGGGATGTTAGAGGATTATCTGCAGCAATTAAGTAAATTGCCTCTAAAACCCGGCTGCATTATTACAGATGTAGGAAGCACGAAAGCTAGTATTGCCGCATGTGCGGTCTCCTTAGATATTCCTGGAGTACATTTTATCGGCGGACACCCAATGGCAGGATCAGAGCGCTCAGGTGTTGAGGCAGCTTCATCACTGCTATTTGAGAATGCCTATTATGTGTTGACGCCTCCTCCAGGAGTGCCAGATGAGGCTTATCATGCACTGGAGTCTCTACTACACCACACAAGAGCACAGATAGTACGCCTTGATCCAGAACGCCATGATGAGATTGTAGGTGCCATTAGTCATCTACCGCATATTATTGCTGTTGCTTTGGTAAATCAGATTCGTGCCTATGACGATACCGACTCCTTATATAGCACGCTAGCTGCAGGGGGCTTTCGGGATATCACTCGGATTGCGTCCAGTGATCCTATAATTTGGCGAGACATTTTGCTGAACAATCGTTCCGTAATGCTTCGTTTATTGAAGGATTGGAACGAGGAAGTTTCTTCTTTTGTTCGTCTACTGGAAAGTGAAGATGGCGTAGGGATTGAAGAGGCCTTCGAAGAAGCGAATGGCTTCCGCAGTCAGTTGCCTGAACGGCGTAAAGGCATGATAGCACCTTTATTTGACCTACATATTGATGTACCGGATCATCCGGGGATTATCGGTCGTATCGCTACTGAGCTGGGGGACCAAGGCATTAATCTTAGCAACGTACAAATCATCGAGAGTCGTGAAGATGTGCCGGGTATTATGCGCCTATCTTTTCGTCAGGAGAACGATATGGAACGAGCGAAAGTGCTCCTGCAGGAGCACGATTATACCGTATATGTGTAG
- a CDS encoding phosphoribosylanthranilate isomerase, which translates to MAETLVKICGLQDVEVLKSMLHLPLDYIGFVFAPSRRRVTLERASELIAELPQWKTSEKPKAAGVFVNPELDELSELLSVVSLDVIQLHGQESPAFCQKVRQAFPQVQVWKALSVADKERDDADNKYTLEQYAGFVDAVLLDTYDPQQSGGSGRTFAWERLPDYQEIALRNGLPLFVAGGLHPNNVGELLDTYAPYGVDVSSGVESEGVKDIIKMTAFVERVKQS; encoded by the coding sequence ATGGCTGAGACATTGGTAAAAATCTGTGGACTTCAGGACGTTGAAGTGCTAAAATCTATGTTACACTTACCACTAGATTATATTGGATTTGTATTCGCTCCCAGTCGTCGCAGGGTTACTCTGGAGCGTGCTTCCGAACTGATTGCTGAACTTCCGCAATGGAAGACTAGTGAAAAACCTAAAGCTGCTGGGGTTTTTGTTAATCCAGAGCTGGATGAGCTGAGCGAACTGCTTTCCGTTGTGTCACTAGATGTCATTCAGCTACATGGGCAGGAAAGTCCAGCCTTTTGTCAAAAGGTTCGGCAAGCTTTCCCACAAGTTCAGGTGTGGAAGGCATTGTCTGTTGCTGATAAAGAGCGTGATGACGCGGATAACAAATATACATTGGAACAATACGCAGGCTTCGTTGATGCTGTATTGTTAGATACTTATGATCCTCAGCAGAGCGGCGGCTCTGGGCGCACGTTCGCTTGGGAGAGGTTGCCTGATTATCAGGAAATCGCGCTACGAAATGGTTTGCCGTTATTTGTGGCTGGCGGACTTCATCCTAATAACGTAGGAGAGTTGCTAGATACTTATGCTCCGTACGGAGTAGACGTATCTAGTGGAGTAGAGAGTGAAGGCGTTAAAGATATTATTAAAATGACAGCTTTTGTGGAAAGGGTGAAGCAATCATGA
- the trpB gene encoding tryptophan synthase subunit beta — protein sequence MTQVPDQHGRFGSFGGRFVPETLMTALIELEEAYEKYSADPAFQEEIDYLLKQYSGRETPLYYAERLSKHLGEAKIYLKREDLNHTGAHKINNAIGQGILAKMMGKTKVIAETGAGQHGVATATVAALLGMECKVFMGEEDTRRQALNVFRMKLLGAEVIPVTSGSRTLKDAGNEALRYWVSNVEDTFYILGSAVGPHPYPMMVRNFQRVIGDETRRQILEAEGRLPDVLVAAVGGGSNAIGMFYPFVEDKGVGMIGVEAAGKGIDTPFHAATMSKGTHGVFQGSMSYLLQDEHGQVTEAHSISAGLDYPGVGPEHSYLKDIERAKYVPITDAEALDALKLLCVTEGIIPALESAHAIAHVVKMGPTLTKDDIVVICLSGRGDKDVESIMAYTEGKGNE from the coding sequence ATGACACAAGTACCGGACCAGCATGGACGTTTCGGTTCATTCGGAGGGCGCTTCGTGCCCGAAACTTTGATGACTGCATTGATTGAGCTGGAGGAAGCCTATGAGAAGTATTCGGCAGACCCTGCTTTTCAAGAAGAAATAGATTATCTATTAAAGCAATATTCCGGACGGGAGACCCCACTGTATTATGCGGAACGTCTAAGTAAACATCTGGGAGAAGCAAAAATATATTTGAAGCGTGAAGATTTGAATCATACGGGCGCTCATAAGATTAACAATGCGATTGGTCAGGGCATTCTGGCTAAAATGATGGGTAAAACCAAGGTGATCGCTGAGACTGGAGCTGGTCAGCATGGTGTAGCTACTGCTACGGTTGCAGCCCTACTTGGTATGGAATGTAAGGTATTTATGGGGGAAGAGGATACTCGTCGCCAGGCACTCAATGTATTCCGTATGAAGCTGCTTGGTGCTGAGGTAATTCCCGTTACGTCCGGATCGCGTACCTTAAAAGATGCCGGCAACGAAGCGCTTCGCTACTGGGTTAGCAATGTGGAAGATACTTTTTACATTCTCGGTTCTGCCGTAGGCCCACATCCTTATCCGATGATGGTTCGTAACTTTCAGCGGGTTATTGGTGATGAAACGCGGCGCCAGATTCTGGAGGCTGAAGGAAGACTGCCGGATGTGCTTGTTGCTGCAGTAGGCGGCGGTAGTAATGCTATCGGCATGTTCTATCCATTCGTAGAGGATAAAGGTGTCGGTATGATTGGTGTTGAGGCAGCAGGCAAGGGAATTGACACACCATTTCATGCGGCGACGATGAGTAAGGGGACTCATGGCGTATTCCAGGGTTCGATGAGTTACCTTCTGCAGGATGAACATGGTCAAGTAACAGAGGCTCATTCCATCTCCGCAGGTCTGGATTATCCAGGCGTAGGTCCTGAACACTCTTATTTAAAAGATATCGAACGCGCAAAATATGTTCCGATTACGGATGCAGAGGCGCTTGATGCACTGAAGCTGCTATGTGTAACGGAAGGCATTATTCCAGCTTTGGAGTCAGCACATGCGATAGCCCATGTAGTGAAGATGGGTCCAACCCTTACCAAGGATGATATTGTTGTTATCTGCCTGTCAGGCCGGGGAGACAAAGATGTGGAATCGATCATGGCGTACACAGAAGGGAAGGGAAACGAATGA
- the hisC gene encoding histidinol-phosphate transaminase, with amino-acid sequence MNPKPNIVNLPVYKPGKPIDEVKKELGLSEVIKLASNENPYGASPSAKEAILAELENLYLYPDGSAVELTAALANRLGVNSDNIIFGCGSDEIIALIARAFFLPGDETIMADQTFSVYKSNADIEGAVSIEVPLVNGTHDLDGMLARITDRTKVIWICNPNNPTGTIVPEEALVSFLDAVPSNVMVVLDEAYCEYVTDLSYSNGIQLLNRYMNLVVLRTFSKIYGLAALRIGYGVASPEIISLINKVREPFNTTRLAQAAALAALNDQEYVEECRRLNSAGIVQLQGEFKRLGLESFPAHGNFIMVDVRKPATEVFDALMRKGIIVRAGHQVYPTYIRVTVGSAEQNTAFITALEQTLIESGVRA; translated from the coding sequence ATGAATCCAAAACCGAATATAGTTAATCTCCCTGTCTACAAACCAGGGAAACCTATAGACGAAGTTAAGAAGGAGCTTGGCTTAAGTGAGGTTATTAAGCTTGCATCCAATGAGAACCCGTATGGAGCTTCCCCGAGTGCTAAAGAAGCTATTCTAGCAGAGCTTGAGAATCTTTATCTATATCCAGACGGATCGGCCGTTGAATTGACGGCAGCACTTGCCAACCGTCTTGGTGTGAACAGCGATAATATTATTTTTGGCTGTGGTTCTGATGAGATTATTGCTCTTATTGCTCGTGCTTTCTTCTTGCCAGGTGATGAGACAATCATGGCTGACCAGACCTTCTCTGTGTATAAGAGTAACGCAGATATCGAAGGCGCTGTGTCCATCGAGGTACCACTTGTAAATGGTACACATGATCTGGATGGGATGCTGGCCCGTATTACGGACCGTACGAAGGTTATCTGGATTTGTAATCCGAATAACCCAACAGGAACGATTGTACCAGAGGAAGCCTTGGTTTCTTTCCTTGATGCTGTTCCTTCCAATGTAATGGTTGTTCTTGATGAAGCTTACTGTGAGTACGTAACAGATCTTTCTTACTCCAACGGTATCCAATTATTAAATCGTTATATGAATTTGGTTGTGCTTCGCACATTCTCCAAAATTTATGGCTTAGCCGCATTGCGTATTGGTTATGGCGTTGCTAGTCCTGAGATTATTTCATTGATCAACAAGGTACGTGAGCCTTTCAATACCACTCGTCTTGCGCAAGCGGCGGCTCTTGCTGCCTTGAATGACCAAGAATACGTGGAGGAATGCCGTCGTCTTAATAGCGCGGGTATTGTCCAATTACAAGGTGAATTCAAACGTCTGGGCCTTGAATCCTTCCCCGCACACGGGAACTTCATTATGGTAGATGTTCGCAAACCTGCAACCGAGGTTTTCGATGCTTTGATGCGTAAAGGAATCATAGTAAGAGCGGGTCATCAAGTTTACCCTACTTATATTCGTGTTACTGTGGGCTCTGCTGAACAGAACACAGCGTTTATAACTGCGCTGGAACAAACGCTTATAGAGTCTGGTGTGCGGGCTTAG
- the trpA gene encoding tryptophan synthase subunit alpha, translating into MTTETTNRMDLVFRKLKAEERTALIPFLTVGDPDLETTLAIIAELEAAGADILELGVPYSDPLADGPVIQRASARALRGEVHLRTCMETALKARQAGSSLPFILFSYYNPILQMGLDTFFAELNAHEISGLIIPDLPVEESEEMRRRSSEVGVNLIPLVAPTSSERIAKIVSGASGFIYCVSSLGVTGERSTFHADVEAFIDSVRQATDLPVAVGFGISTGEQVARFAQICDGVVVGSAIVRKIEEVIPLLDNPATRNEGLLQIREFVAQLKRP; encoded by the coding sequence ATGACAACCGAAACTACAAACCGGATGGATTTGGTATTCCGGAAGCTTAAAGCTGAAGAACGGACGGCATTAATTCCTTTTCTGACGGTTGGAGACCCTGATCTGGAGACTACGCTTGCCATCATCGCAGAACTGGAGGCGGCAGGTGCAGACATTTTGGAGCTAGGAGTACCTTACTCTGATCCGCTAGCAGATGGCCCTGTCATTCAGCGAGCGTCTGCACGAGCTCTGCGGGGGGAGGTTCACCTGCGTACCTGTATGGAGACCGCGTTAAAAGCTCGTCAAGCCGGAAGCAGCCTGCCCTTTATTTTGTTTTCCTATTACAATCCTATCCTGCAAATGGGGTTGGATACATTTTTCGCAGAACTGAATGCTCATGAGATTAGTGGTCTTATTATTCCAGATCTTCCTGTCGAGGAATCAGAGGAGATGCGCCGCCGCAGTAGTGAAGTTGGCGTTAATCTCATTCCACTAGTTGCACCGACCTCAAGTGAACGTATTGCGAAGATTGTCTCAGGTGCGAGTGGGTTTATCTATTGTGTATCCTCGTTAGGTGTGACAGGGGAACGATCCACTTTCCATGCTGATGTAGAGGCGTTTATTGATTCCGTGCGTCAAGCTACGGATCTGCCGGTGGCTGTAGGATTTGGGATCTCAACTGGCGAACAGGTTGCCCGCTTTGCTCAGATTTGCGATGGCGTGGTAGTAGGTAGTGCGATTGTTCGTAAAATAGAAGAGGTCATTCCGCTGCTCGATAATCCCGCTACACGGAATGAGGGGCTGTTGCAAATTCGAGAATTTGTGGCACAATTAAAAAGACCATAA